The Penaeus vannamei isolate JL-2024 chromosome 16, ASM4276789v1, whole genome shotgun sequence genome includes a window with the following:
- the LOC113818115 gene encoding uncharacterized protein isoform X2 — protein MVLKITLPSASKLNPCSCPQPQQLGVLSTDILLGVYYGRPTYKTWLDEGGDINAMHAMGYTFVFMVCAGGHPLILQDLLEMQNLHLNLINIWGMTPLMGAIKWGQDECARLLLTTKHSCQLDLTIKDNGGLTALSLAAREKRWGIIPLLLRPHVRYDAQTVDDTLYRVVDGGLWEVVATLLEEYKDFSQEAITRVLFKATRENNVQVVRIIAEKHIHLCRYEDLVTARILAEDYKYVDIERLLLGARSRCLDFLFNLNPSMGMPPEMSLPATQTFDSRIILDTRPADMSLNILPPVNQDGLLTLNVRPVQTPVPPGPDVYDTTTTPRGLVLILNYNRFHNQPHMTREGSHADIANLKNLCSQMGYEELVHCDLTKRQTIVALTRFRNQERLKGVGCVLVAIMSHGIGTHTFYSSDMESISVNEVQNLFLDQQCPNLRNKPKIFLFNFCRGMNIPAPMETDAVREPPRNMICLYSTTESFLSYRDKVRGCPFIIAICEVLANHAHEMDLDNLIRVFQGKYLANATPEIQNLGFYKRFFFNPVGRR, from the exons ATGGTGCTCAAAATCACTCTTCCTTCGGCAAGT AAGCTGAATCCATGTTCCTGCCCTCAGCCACAGCAGTTAGGAGTCCTGTCAACG gATATACTGCTGGGGGTATACTATGGGCGGCCCACGTACAAGACGTGGCTGGACGAAGGCGGAGACATCAACGCCATGCACGCCATGGGCTACACCTTTGTCTTCATGGTCTGCGCAGGAGGTCACCCGCTCATCCTGCAAGACCTCCTTGAGATGCAGAACCTGCACCTGAACCTAATCAACATATGGGGAATGACCCCCCTTATGGGTGCGATCAAATGGGGCCAAGATGAATGCGCTCGACTCTTGCTCACCACCAAGCATTCT TGCCAGCTGGACTTGACCATCAAAGACAACGGAGGCCTGACCGCACTCTCCCTCGCGGCCCGGGAGAAGCGCTGGGgcatcatccctctcctcctcaggcCGCATGTCCGCTACGACGCCCAGACCGTCGACGACACCCTCTACAGAGTCGTGGACGGAGGCCTGTGGGAAGTGGTCGCCACGCTGCTGGAGGAGTATAAGGACTTCAGCCAAGAAGCTATTACGAGGGTCCTCTTTAAGGCTACGAGGGAAAATAATGTTCAG GTGGTGAGGATAATTGCAGAGAAACACATCCACCTATGCAGGTACGAGGACCTGGTTACTGCTAGGATTCTGGCGGAGGACTACAAGTACGTGGACATTGAAAGACTTCTCCTGGGGGCGAGGAGTCGATGTCTTGATTTCCTCTTTAACCTCAACCCG TCCATGGGTATGCCACCAGAAATGAGTCTTCCCGCGACGCAG accttCGACAGCAGAATTATATTAGATACCCGACCTGCGGACATGTCGCTGAACATCCTGCCTCCAGTGAATCAG GACGGTTTGCTGACCCTGAACGTGCGGCCCGTGCAGACCCCCGTGCCCCCCGGCCCTGACGTGTacgacaccaccaccaccccccgcggcctcgtcctcatcctcaacTACAACAGGTTCCACAACCAGCCTCACATGACCCGCGAAGGCTCCCACGCCGACATCGCAAACCTAAAGAACCTGTGTTCCCAGATGGGCTACGAAGAGCTTGTGCACTGTGATCTTACCAAGAGGCAGACGATCGTCGCTCTGACGCGCTTCAGGAATCAGGAGCGCCTGAAGGGCGTCGGGTGCGTTCTCGTGGCCATCATGAGCCACGGCATCGGCACTCACACCTTCTACAGCTCTGACATGGAGAGCATCTCGGTCAACGAAGTGCAAAATCTCTTCCTTGACCAGCAGTGTCCGAACCTGAGGAACAAACCGAAGATTTTCCTCTTCAATTTCTGCCGGGGAATGAACATTCCCGCGCCGATGGAGACAGACGCGGTCCGGGAGCCGCCAAGGAATATGATCTGCCTCTACTCCACGACAGAGTCCTTCTTGTCCTACCGCGACAAAGTGCGCGGGTGTCCCTTCATCATCGCCATCTGCGAAGTGCTCGCCAACCACGCGCACGAGATGGATCTGGATAACTTGATACGCGTCTTCCAGGGCAAATACCTCGCGAACGCGACGCCCGAGATTCAAAACCTCGGCTTCTATAAGAGGTTTTTCTTCAACCCAGTTGGGAGGCGATGA
- the LOC113818115 gene encoding uncharacterized protein isoform X1, translating into METTDTARYKGDESGAIALPPSSKLNPCSCPQPQQLGVLSTDILLGVYYGRPTYKTWLDEGGDINAMHAMGYTFVFMVCAGGHPLILQDLLEMQNLHLNLINIWGMTPLMGAIKWGQDECARLLLTTKHSCQLDLTIKDNGGLTALSLAAREKRWGIIPLLLRPHVRYDAQTVDDTLYRVVDGGLWEVVATLLEEYKDFSQEAITRVLFKATRENNVQVVRIIAEKHIHLCRYEDLVTARILAEDYKYVDIERLLLGARSRCLDFLFNLNPSMGMPPEMSLPATQTFDSRIILDTRPADMSLNILPPVNQDGLLTLNVRPVQTPVPPGPDVYDTTTTPRGLVLILNYNRFHNQPHMTREGSHADIANLKNLCSQMGYEELVHCDLTKRQTIVALTRFRNQERLKGVGCVLVAIMSHGIGTHTFYSSDMESISVNEVQNLFLDQQCPNLRNKPKIFLFNFCRGMNIPAPMETDAVREPPRNMICLYSTTESFLSYRDKVRGCPFIIAICEVLANHAHEMDLDNLIRVFQGKYLANATPEIQNLGFYKRFFFNPVGRR; encoded by the exons AAGCTGAATCCATGTTCCTGCCCTCAGCCACAGCAGTTAGGAGTCCTGTCAACG gATATACTGCTGGGGGTATACTATGGGCGGCCCACGTACAAGACGTGGCTGGACGAAGGCGGAGACATCAACGCCATGCACGCCATGGGCTACACCTTTGTCTTCATGGTCTGCGCAGGAGGTCACCCGCTCATCCTGCAAGACCTCCTTGAGATGCAGAACCTGCACCTGAACCTAATCAACATATGGGGAATGACCCCCCTTATGGGTGCGATCAAATGGGGCCAAGATGAATGCGCTCGACTCTTGCTCACCACCAAGCATTCT TGCCAGCTGGACTTGACCATCAAAGACAACGGAGGCCTGACCGCACTCTCCCTCGCGGCCCGGGAGAAGCGCTGGGgcatcatccctctcctcctcaggcCGCATGTCCGCTACGACGCCCAGACCGTCGACGACACCCTCTACAGAGTCGTGGACGGAGGCCTGTGGGAAGTGGTCGCCACGCTGCTGGAGGAGTATAAGGACTTCAGCCAAGAAGCTATTACGAGGGTCCTCTTTAAGGCTACGAGGGAAAATAATGTTCAG GTGGTGAGGATAATTGCAGAGAAACACATCCACCTATGCAGGTACGAGGACCTGGTTACTGCTAGGATTCTGGCGGAGGACTACAAGTACGTGGACATTGAAAGACTTCTCCTGGGGGCGAGGAGTCGATGTCTTGATTTCCTCTTTAACCTCAACCCG TCCATGGGTATGCCACCAGAAATGAGTCTTCCCGCGACGCAG accttCGACAGCAGAATTATATTAGATACCCGACCTGCGGACATGTCGCTGAACATCCTGCCTCCAGTGAATCAG GACGGTTTGCTGACCCTGAACGTGCGGCCCGTGCAGACCCCCGTGCCCCCCGGCCCTGACGTGTacgacaccaccaccaccccccgcggcctcgtcctcatcctcaacTACAACAGGTTCCACAACCAGCCTCACATGACCCGCGAAGGCTCCCACGCCGACATCGCAAACCTAAAGAACCTGTGTTCCCAGATGGGCTACGAAGAGCTTGTGCACTGTGATCTTACCAAGAGGCAGACGATCGTCGCTCTGACGCGCTTCAGGAATCAGGAGCGCCTGAAGGGCGTCGGGTGCGTTCTCGTGGCCATCATGAGCCACGGCATCGGCACTCACACCTTCTACAGCTCTGACATGGAGAGCATCTCGGTCAACGAAGTGCAAAATCTCTTCCTTGACCAGCAGTGTCCGAACCTGAGGAACAAACCGAAGATTTTCCTCTTCAATTTCTGCCGGGGAATGAACATTCCCGCGCCGATGGAGACAGACGCGGTCCGGGAGCCGCCAAGGAATATGATCTGCCTCTACTCCACGACAGAGTCCTTCTTGTCCTACCGCGACAAAGTGCGCGGGTGTCCCTTCATCATCGCCATCTGCGAAGTGCTCGCCAACCACGCGCACGAGATGGATCTGGATAACTTGATACGCGTCTTCCAGGGCAAATACCTCGCGAACGCGACGCCCGAGATTCAAAACCTCGGCTTCTATAAGAGGTTTTTCTTCAACCCAGTTGGGAGGCGATGA
- the LOC113818116 gene encoding facilitated trehalose transporter Tret1 isoform X3, whose protein sequence is MALPDSPIKFTPNQESWFATVQLLMCAPGGLLGGVLCERLGPRKLLLLLAPLMWASFALMSLASCEVVLRTGFPEVFLLCCRVVQGFVGALINPVTYIYTYEAIGNRLRGTLTGLLDGWSSLGMLLCYASGCFLSWETVALLVPSITAIPAFCGLLFTPESPMWLGRKGKEEAAREALTKLRSAAELTEELEVVKNTPAAETSFKNSLREVCQKPNLLAMFAAALVIFTKEINGNAVVAIYIVHIFQFAGVGLDPNLSSVMVGSVRLACNCVAVVLMHSLRRKPMLSIGTVLTALSGASMAAFFYLQNSDYDVSSLGWLPISALTAFTIGYATSVGPLCWLLSVEVLPGPVRSIGCGTTNAFQAITGFLISMSFPALKAAIGIHGVFWSYAGSTLLCIVMVVIYIPETQGKTLKEIENYWGNMCKKSKKELPV, encoded by the exons ATGGCTCTCCCAGACTCCCCTATCAAATTTACTCCGAATCAAGAAAGTTGGTTTG CCACTGTACAGTTGCTGATGTGCGCCCCCGGGGGCCTGCTTGGCGGGGTGCTGTGTGAGAGGCTGGGTCCCAGgaagctcctcctcctgctggccCCTCTGATGTGGGCCTCGTTCGCGCTCATGAGCCTGGCGTCGTGCGAGGTGGTGCTTCGGACGGGCTTCCCGGAGGTCTTCCTCCTGTGCTGCCGGGTCGTCCAG GGATTCGTGGGGGCTCTGATAAATCCAgtcacctatatatacacatatgaagcCATCGGAAACCGCCTTCGCGGCACCCTGACAGGCCTGCTTGATGGTTGGTCATCCCTGGGAATGCTCCTGTGCTACGCCTCTGGTTGCTTCCTGTCCTGGGAGACGGTGGCGCTGCTCGTCCCGTCCATCACTGCGATCCCCGCTTTCTGCGGCCTCCTGTTCACGCCGGAGTCCCCGATGTGGCTGGGGAGGAAAGGCAAGGAGGAGGCGGCTCGGGAGGCGCTGACGAAACTCAGGAGCGCCGCAGAGCTCACGGAGGAACTGGAAGTCGTGAAGAACACCCCTGCCGCTGAAACGTCTTTCAAGAATTCACTTCGGGAAGTTTGTCAGAAGCCGAATCTTTTGGCCATGTTTGCAGCGGCGTTGGTGATCTTCACGAAGGAGATAAATGGCAACGCTGTCGTCGCCATTTACATCGTCCACATTTTTCAGTTCGCGGGAGTGGGTTTGGATCCCAACCTGAGTTCGGTGATGGTCGGATCGGTTCGCCTGGCGTGCAATTGCGTCGCCGTTGTCCTGATGCACAGTCTTCGACGCAAACCGATGCTTTCTATCGGCACCGTCCTCACAGCCCTCTCGGGAGCGTCCATGGCTGCTTTCTTTTACCTTCAGAACTCGGACTACGATGTCTCCTCGCTCGGATGGCTTCCCATAAGTGCTCTCACCGCGTTTACGATAGGGTACGCTACCTCTGTAGGACCTCTCTGCTGGCTTTTATCTGTGGAAGTCCTCCCGGGCCCCGTGAGGTCCATAGGCTGCGGCACCACCAACGCTTTCCAGGCCATAACCGGCTTCCTGATCTCCATGAGTTTCCCGGCTCTCAAAGCAGCCATTGGGATACACGGGGTTTTCTGGAGCTACGCGGGAAGCACCCTCTTGTGCATCGTCATGGTCGTCATCTACATTCCTGAGACGCAAGGAAAAACTTTGAAAGAGATCGAAAATTACTGGGGAAATATGTgtaaaaagtcaaagaaagaacTTCCAGTGTGA
- the LOC113818116 gene encoding facilitated trehalose transporter Tret1 isoform X2, producing the protein MLQFEQPLVQQVCASVSIGLLLSCSLSTWGFPAVSLPRMALPDSPIKFTPNQESWFATVQLLMCAPGGLLGGVLCERLGPRKLLLLLAPLMWASFALMSLASCEVVLRTGFPEVFLLCCRVVQGFVGALINPVTYIYTYEAIGNRLRGTLTGLLDGWSSLGMLLCYASGCFLSWETVALLVPSITAIPAFCGLLFTPESPMWLGRKGKEEAAREALTKLRSAAELTEELEVVKNTPAAETSFKNSLREVCQKPNLLAMFAAALVIFTKEINGNAVVAIYIVHIFQFAGVGLDPNLSSVMVGSVRLACNCVAVVLMHSLRRKPMLSIGTVLTALSGASMAAFFYLQNSDYDVSSLGWLPISALTAFTIGYATSVGPLCWLLSVEVLPGPVRSIGCGTTNAFQAITGFLISMSFPALKAAIGIHGVFWSYAGSTLLCIVMVVIYIPETQGKTLKEIENYWGNMCKKSKKELPV; encoded by the exons GTGTGTGCATCCGTGTCCATAGGCCTCTTGCTATCATGCAGCCTATCCACTTGGGGTTTCCCTGCCGTCTCCCTGCCCAGAATGGCTCTCCCAGACTCCCCTATCAAATTTACTCCGAATCAAGAAAGTTGGTTTG CCACTGTACAGTTGCTGATGTGCGCCCCCGGGGGCCTGCTTGGCGGGGTGCTGTGTGAGAGGCTGGGTCCCAGgaagctcctcctcctgctggccCCTCTGATGTGGGCCTCGTTCGCGCTCATGAGCCTGGCGTCGTGCGAGGTGGTGCTTCGGACGGGCTTCCCGGAGGTCTTCCTCCTGTGCTGCCGGGTCGTCCAG GGATTCGTGGGGGCTCTGATAAATCCAgtcacctatatatacacatatgaagcCATCGGAAACCGCCTTCGCGGCACCCTGACAGGCCTGCTTGATGGTTGGTCATCCCTGGGAATGCTCCTGTGCTACGCCTCTGGTTGCTTCCTGTCCTGGGAGACGGTGGCGCTGCTCGTCCCGTCCATCACTGCGATCCCCGCTTTCTGCGGCCTCCTGTTCACGCCGGAGTCCCCGATGTGGCTGGGGAGGAAAGGCAAGGAGGAGGCGGCTCGGGAGGCGCTGACGAAACTCAGGAGCGCCGCAGAGCTCACGGAGGAACTGGAAGTCGTGAAGAACACCCCTGCCGCTGAAACGTCTTTCAAGAATTCACTTCGGGAAGTTTGTCAGAAGCCGAATCTTTTGGCCATGTTTGCAGCGGCGTTGGTGATCTTCACGAAGGAGATAAATGGCAACGCTGTCGTCGCCATTTACATCGTCCACATTTTTCAGTTCGCGGGAGTGGGTTTGGATCCCAACCTGAGTTCGGTGATGGTCGGATCGGTTCGCCTGGCGTGCAATTGCGTCGCCGTTGTCCTGATGCACAGTCTTCGACGCAAACCGATGCTTTCTATCGGCACCGTCCTCACAGCCCTCTCGGGAGCGTCCATGGCTGCTTTCTTTTACCTTCAGAACTCGGACTACGATGTCTCCTCGCTCGGATGGCTTCCCATAAGTGCTCTCACCGCGTTTACGATAGGGTACGCTACCTCTGTAGGACCTCTCTGCTGGCTTTTATCTGTGGAAGTCCTCCCGGGCCCCGTGAGGTCCATAGGCTGCGGCACCACCAACGCTTTCCAGGCCATAACCGGCTTCCTGATCTCCATGAGTTTCCCGGCTCTCAAAGCAGCCATTGGGATACACGGGGTTTTCTGGAGCTACGCGGGAAGCACCCTCTTGTGCATCGTCATGGTCGTCATCTACATTCCTGAGACGCAAGGAAAAACTTTGAAAGAGATCGAAAATTACTGGGGAAATATGTgtaaaaagtcaaagaaagaacTTCCAGTGTGA
- the LOC113818116 gene encoding facilitated trehalose transporter Tret1 isoform X1 — protein sequence MHSCFTLSHPLHRLFSTFPRQFLCNSSRMTLVAGALHTYVTEVCASVSIGLLLSCSLSTWGFPAVSLPRMALPDSPIKFTPNQESWFATVQLLMCAPGGLLGGVLCERLGPRKLLLLLAPLMWASFALMSLASCEVVLRTGFPEVFLLCCRVVQGFVGALINPVTYIYTYEAIGNRLRGTLTGLLDGWSSLGMLLCYASGCFLSWETVALLVPSITAIPAFCGLLFTPESPMWLGRKGKEEAAREALTKLRSAAELTEELEVVKNTPAAETSFKNSLREVCQKPNLLAMFAAALVIFTKEINGNAVVAIYIVHIFQFAGVGLDPNLSSVMVGSVRLACNCVAVVLMHSLRRKPMLSIGTVLTALSGASMAAFFYLQNSDYDVSSLGWLPISALTAFTIGYATSVGPLCWLLSVEVLPGPVRSIGCGTTNAFQAITGFLISMSFPALKAAIGIHGVFWSYAGSTLLCIVMVVIYIPETQGKTLKEIENYWGNMCKKSKKELPV from the exons GTGTGTGCATCCGTGTCCATAGGCCTCTTGCTATCATGCAGCCTATCCACTTGGGGTTTCCCTGCCGTCTCCCTGCCCAGAATGGCTCTCCCAGACTCCCCTATCAAATTTACTCCGAATCAAGAAAGTTGGTTTG CCACTGTACAGTTGCTGATGTGCGCCCCCGGGGGCCTGCTTGGCGGGGTGCTGTGTGAGAGGCTGGGTCCCAGgaagctcctcctcctgctggccCCTCTGATGTGGGCCTCGTTCGCGCTCATGAGCCTGGCGTCGTGCGAGGTGGTGCTTCGGACGGGCTTCCCGGAGGTCTTCCTCCTGTGCTGCCGGGTCGTCCAG GGATTCGTGGGGGCTCTGATAAATCCAgtcacctatatatacacatatgaagcCATCGGAAACCGCCTTCGCGGCACCCTGACAGGCCTGCTTGATGGTTGGTCATCCCTGGGAATGCTCCTGTGCTACGCCTCTGGTTGCTTCCTGTCCTGGGAGACGGTGGCGCTGCTCGTCCCGTCCATCACTGCGATCCCCGCTTTCTGCGGCCTCCTGTTCACGCCGGAGTCCCCGATGTGGCTGGGGAGGAAAGGCAAGGAGGAGGCGGCTCGGGAGGCGCTGACGAAACTCAGGAGCGCCGCAGAGCTCACGGAGGAACTGGAAGTCGTGAAGAACACCCCTGCCGCTGAAACGTCTTTCAAGAATTCACTTCGGGAAGTTTGTCAGAAGCCGAATCTTTTGGCCATGTTTGCAGCGGCGTTGGTGATCTTCACGAAGGAGATAAATGGCAACGCTGTCGTCGCCATTTACATCGTCCACATTTTTCAGTTCGCGGGAGTGGGTTTGGATCCCAACCTGAGTTCGGTGATGGTCGGATCGGTTCGCCTGGCGTGCAATTGCGTCGCCGTTGTCCTGATGCACAGTCTTCGACGCAAACCGATGCTTTCTATCGGCACCGTCCTCACAGCCCTCTCGGGAGCGTCCATGGCTGCTTTCTTTTACCTTCAGAACTCGGACTACGATGTCTCCTCGCTCGGATGGCTTCCCATAAGTGCTCTCACCGCGTTTACGATAGGGTACGCTACCTCTGTAGGACCTCTCTGCTGGCTTTTATCTGTGGAAGTCCTCCCGGGCCCCGTGAGGTCCATAGGCTGCGGCACCACCAACGCTTTCCAGGCCATAACCGGCTTCCTGATCTCCATGAGTTTCCCGGCTCTCAAAGCAGCCATTGGGATACACGGGGTTTTCTGGAGCTACGCGGGAAGCACCCTCTTGTGCATCGTCATGGTCGTCATCTACATTCCTGAGACGCAAGGAAAAACTTTGAAAGAGATCGAAAATTACTGGGGAAATATGTgtaaaaagtcaaagaaagaacTTCCAGTGTGA